From one Lycium ferocissimum isolate CSIRO_LF1 chromosome 5, AGI_CSIRO_Lferr_CH_V1, whole genome shotgun sequence genomic stretch:
- the LOC132055642 gene encoding phospholipase D alpha 1, which produces MAPILLHGTLHVTIHEVDKLHEKHGRNFLSKIKESVEETVGMGKGASKIYATVDLEKARVGRTRVIENEPNNPRWNESFHIYCAHMAKSVIFTVKDNNSIGATLIGRAYLPVNDLLEGEEVDEWIEILDEDKNPIEAGSKIHVTLQFFDISRDRNWGRGISSPKYPGVPYTFFPQRSGCHVSLYQDAHIPDKFIPEIPLSGGKYYEPHRCWEDIFDAITNAKHMIYITGWSVYTEITLLRDSRREKPGGDETLGELLKKKAREGVKVLMLVWDDRTSVRLLKKDGLMATHDEETEEFFKDTDVHCILCPRNPDDGGSIVKDLQISTMFTHHQKIVIVDSDMPNGESEKRRLVSFVGGIDLCDGRYDTPFHSLFRTLDTAHHDDFHQPNFAEASISKGGPREPWHDIHSRVEGPIAWDVLFNFEQRWRKQGGKDILVNLRELDNVIIPPSPVMYPDDPDTWNVQLFRSIDGGAAFGFPDTPEESVKAGLVSGKDNIVDRSIQDAYITAIRRAKNFIYIENQYFLGSCYDWQCDDVKVEEIGALHLIPKELTLKIVSKIEAGERFTVYVVVPMWPEGLPESGSVQAILDWQRRTMEMMYKHIFQAIRDKGIDDHPRNYLTFFCIGNREVKKRGEYEPSEKPEPDTDYERAQEARRFMIYVHSKMMIVDDEYIIVGSANINQRSMDGARDSEIAIGAYQPHHLTTRQPARGQVHGFRMALWYEHMGMLDDTFQHPESEECVKKVNSIADKYWDLYTSESLETDLPGHLLRYPVGLTNNGDITELPGNGNEYFPDTKARVLGTKSDYLPPILTT; this is translated from the exons ATGGCTCCAATTCTGCTTCATGGTACTTTACATGTGACCATACACGAGGTCGATAAGCTGCACGAGAAGCACGGTCGCAACTTCTTAAGCAAG ATTAAAGAGTCTGTCGAGGAGACAGTAGGTATGGGCAAAGGAGCTTCTAAAATTTATGCCACAGTTGATTTGGAAAAGGCAAGGGTTGGAAGAACCAGAGTCATTGAAAATGAACCAAACAATCCAAGGTGGAATGAGTCTTTTCACATCTACTGTGCCCATATGGCTAAAAGTGTTATATTTACAGTCAAAGATAACAATTCCATCGGTGCAACCTTAATTGGAAGAGCTTATTTACCAGTTAATGATCTTTTGGAAGGGGAAGAGGTTGATGAGTGGATCGAGATATTGGACGAAGACAAGAATCCCATCGAAGCAGGTTCTAAGATCCATGTGACACTACAATTTTTTGATATCAGCCGAGATCGTAATTGGGGACGTGGAATAAGTAGTCCTAAATATCCTGGTGTCCCTTACACATTCTTCCCACAGAGATCAGGATGTCACGTTTCTTTGTATCAAGATGCACATATCCCTGATAAATTTATTCCTGAAATCCCTCTATCGGGTGGTAAGTATTATGAACCACATCGATGCTGGGAGGATATCTTTGATGCGATAACTAACGCGAAGCACATGATTTACATTACTGGTTGGTCTGTATATACTGAAATAACCTTGTTGAGAGACTCCAGGAGGGAAAAACCTGGAGGAGACGAAACGCTCGGAGAGCTGCTCAAGAAGAAGGCGAGAGAAGGTGTTAAAGTACTTATGCTTGTATGGGATGACAGAACATCCGTGCGTCTGCTAAAGAAGGATGGTCTCATGGCTACTCATGACGAAGAAACTGAAGAGTTTTTTAAGGATACTGATGTGCATTGTATCCTTTGCCCTCGGAATCCTGATGATGGCGGAAGCATAGTTAAAGATTTACAAATCTCTACAATGTTTACTCATCACCAGAAAATCGTAATAGTGGACAGTGACATGCCTAATGGAGAGTCAGAGAAGAGGCGGCTTGTGAGCTTTGTTGGTGGCATTGATCTTTGTGATGGGAGATATGATACGCCTTTCCATTCCCTTTTTAGAACACTGGACACCGCGCACCACGATGATTTCCACCAGCCTAATTTTGCTGAAGCTTCGATTAGCAAAGGTGGGCCTAGGGAACCCTGGCATGACATTCATTCTCGGGTTGAAGGACCAATTGCTTGGGATGTATTGTTTAATTTTGAACAGAGGTGGAGAAAACAAGGTGGAAAAGATATTCTTGTCAACTTAAGAGAGCTTGACAATGTTATCATTCCACCGTCTCCAGTTATGTACCCTGATGATCCTGACACATGGAACGTTCAATTATTCAGATCGATCGATGGTGGGGCAGCTTTTGGCTTTCCTGACACACCCGAAGAGTCAGTAAAGGCTGGTCTAGTGAGCGGAAAGGATAACATAGTCGACAGAAGTATCCAAGATGCTTATATCACTGCTATTCGTCGGGCAAAGAATTTCATTTACATTGAAAATCAGTATTTTCTTGGAAGCTGTTACGATTGGCAGTGTGATGACGTGAAAGTGGAGGAGATAGGTGCTTTGCATCTCATTCCAAAAGAACTCACCTTGAAGATCGTGAGTAAAATTGAAGCTGGGGAAAGGTTTACCGTATATGTTGTGGTTCCAATGTGGCCAGAAGGACTTCCAGAGAGTGGATCTGTACAAGCAATATTAGACTGGCAAAGGAGGACTATGGAGATGATGTATAAACACATATTTCAGGCTATCAGAGATAAAGGTATCGACGACCATCCGAGGAATTATTTGACTTTTTTCTGTATCGGTAATCGGGAGGTGAAGAAGAGAGGAGAATATGAACCTTCAGAAAAGCCTGAACCTGATACTGATTACGAGCGAGCTCAGGAAGCTCGTCGCTTCATGATCTATGTCCATTCCAAGATGATGATTG TTGATGATGAGTACATCATAGTTGGATCGGCCAACATAAACCAGAGGTCAATGGATGGTGCAAGAGATTCAGAGATAGCCATTGGAGCATACCAGCCTCATCATTTGACGACAAGGCAACCAGCAAGGGGTCAAGTTCATGGTTTCAGAATGGCATTGTGGTACGAGCATATGGGCATGCTCGATGACACATTCCAACATCCAGAGAGCGAAGAATGCGTGAAAAAGGTGAATTCAATAGCTGATAAATACTGGGATCTGTATACAAGTGAGAGTCTAGAAACTGATCTGCCTGGTCACTTGCTTCGATACCCCGTTGGACTTACCAACAACGGCGATATCACGGAGTTGCCTGGAAATGGAAATGAGTACTTCCCTGACACCAAGGCCAGGGTTCTTGGTACTAAATCTGACTACCTTCCTCCTATCCTCACtacataa
- the LOC132055643 gene encoding uncharacterized protein LOC132055643 translates to MSGMLGSQGLVLATAMAVSAGTVILLDLFRVKYYPPENQIIRSCLSSAGKNKKKKRVRFAADVKSSSSNGEEYRRKHMRKFTETRVNSCGNEIVGMPVNRVALYNGILKDRVQRMEFSY, encoded by the exons ATGTCAGGTATGTTGGGTTCACAAGGCTTGGTCTTAGCAACAGCCATGGCTGTATCTGCCGGCACCGTGATTTTACTGGATCTTTTCCGGGTCAAGTACTACCCACCCGAAAATCAGATTATCAGATCTTGTCTATCTTCAG ctggaaagaacaaaaaaaagaagagagttCGTTTTGCAGCTGATGTGAAAAGTTCAAGCAGCAATGGTGAAGAGTACAGAAGAAAACACATGAGGAAATTTACAGAAACTCGAGTTAATTCTTGTGGGAATGAGATTGTGGGTATGCCAGTTAATAGGGTGGCTTTGTATAATGGGATTCTCAAGGATCGGGTGCAACGAATGGAATTCTCCTATTGA